From one Terriglobales bacterium genomic stretch:
- a CDS encoding tRNA uridine-5-carboxymethylaminomethyl(34) synthesis GTPase MnmE, protein VGGDVGTQAESGFLTNVRQQKLVGEVLAGLAAADRAARENLPHEMLLLDLYSALRPLDEITGATTADDILNLIFGSFCIGK, encoded by the coding sequence ATGTGGGCGGCGACGTCGGCACGCAGGCGGAGTCGGGCTTCCTCACCAATGTGCGCCAGCAGAAGCTGGTGGGCGAGGTGCTGGCCGGCCTGGCCGCCGCCGACCGCGCCGCACGAGAGAATCTTCCCCACGAAATGCTCCTGCTCGACCTCTACAGCGCCTTGCGCCCGCTGGATGAGATTACCGGCGCCACCACCGCCGACGACATCCTCAACCTGATCTTCGGCAGCTTTTGTATTGGGAAGTGA